In a single window of the Verrucomicrobiaceae bacterium genome:
- a CDS encoding autotransporter-associated beta strand repeat-containing protein — MLRFAFLFLFVAVVSAFSQGTGLTGQYYDTATFGTLKTTRTDATVNFSFGTAIPSGTTITNADTFSIAWSGQIEPEFTGLYTFYVTADDGARLWVNDQMIASRTFAAAGPEMRGQVNLEAGKRVNIRLEYIEQTGSASVKLEWSCASRAREVIPTSRLYPARVDKAGGSLLREHWSGISGGLISSLTSNANYPSKPGGREFITSFECLAQDWAESYGTRVTGFIVPPVSGSYTFAVSGDEVVELYVSTDATSANKSLAASVASATAFRAWGTPSSARTLVQGQRYYVELLHKENTGTDHWSVGWKKPGDAAFSVVPGSALVQPGLGTAQPTEANLLNTMAQDHPRLFATAERFAKLKAAYLSPTAPQQKTWAQNAINSANGILTAAPVVYAPDVRSVILTQSRTVVDRMYKLGLAWQLTGDAQYAERAWTELNTVADNTLFPNWNPSHFLDTAEMTHGCAIGYDWFYHYWDAARRTTIRTAIINKGLNPGLSQFTNNAGWSQSDGNNWNQVCTGGLSMGALVVGTESEALVENILNRSINSTRPCWKHFTTDNGAWYEGPGYWGYTTEYGMRMLAGLEWVLGSDFGISNTQNVSEAGYGPINSLGTSNVIFNYADAGAGGGTRGAQFQWMARRYGIAAYDGWENTGSGSALSALWWNDHVGVTVANNGSAADMAFHGDAGTAFQPQEMVTMRGKWNDSRATFVGTKGGQMGADHGNLDAGTFVLDALGKRWFHDLSGDNYALPNYFNGTSSSTSVDRWDYYRMRPEGQNTLAINPDGTAGMVLGAVAPLTAYQSELGGSSSFSIHDLTPVYTGMSKVWRGVRLMGARDEVLVQDEIQAATGKTVWWFAHYTHPTTSVVIDPDGTSAMLTQGAERLWCKILSSSGQFQIMDAVPLPGSANPVTTPAQNANTGHKKLAINLTNVTNTTLAVWFVPLQTGDPIPTTLPAVTALNTWNIAASNDAPIAISSVATSNGENPVDIDLRNYITDDSTPAAQMRFSVSDPQNGTVTLLADGFTARFTPNPGYTGVPSFSFTATDTGADPRTLLVYDFDTPDPTDPTDQPDVSGNGRDGAYDAIGTGAYTLQSDVPAALGRAGRSLDLAENGGANAARLSRTITTTEIDWDTSDWTFTGWFKRRDSGNEDMIWHLNTGDGFGSGEELYLIARSTSTLTLHHYPGPDVSIESTAATPGVWHHFAVVRSGSTISLYLNGALVGSDTAFTFATNQTAPLIFGGHTDVTATYAPRWFDGKLDELAVFSAALSPAEVTTLFNGMTARHFGGLSTTATISLSAAPVNYIWTSSTSGNWSTGTNWQAGTSPTSSRGASVQFFTGQTLAAGTTTATNDIAGVLQMNNLTLAGTSTAAITTNISGGSFQLLNNGTTLPTVNLAGTGTGLIYNINTPIVLGSDTTFNATNTGTFIFNGDLSGAGGVIRNSTSSKLILAGTNSYTGDTTINAGTLQIGNDGTTGSLGSGDVINNGTLRFDRTGTLNVPNAITGTGGVQIDCPINAGTVVFSGTNTFDGGVNVSGGTLRITNSTALGDGTKTVTLSNGTTGAPHLALDGSADPIELPATISYNTSSITGAIINEAGDNSILGPINLTGGGGDTKILVNGGTLTLAGSIAPIATGRNLLLDGAGSGIVASVISNGSGANVLLGVNKQGAGTWTLSGANAHSGTTTVTAGTLLIGNANALGSGGLQLGNTLGATSIIAGATLDLNGQPGVNEAITVRGTGVGSVGALINNSATAASISNGVHSISTTAGGVHSTVPDVILSGNATAVATLGLSAASFTINGGTTEYSTAPTVTITGGGGTGATATATLTSGIVSGITITNAGVGYTSAPTIAFTGGTVTTAGTNPAGTGNATNFVVSGIQVTNPGSGYTSAPSVTFSSGTGTTATANMSAVILAANSSIGGSGDLFLHPGVSGAFTLTKVGNGTLTLNGTNTYSGATTISTGRLALAGSLASAVTTNAAIFAPQGTPTTTANLTHASSATFQVRLNSSTVGSGYDQLTVSGTTVSLNGALDLICGPNLAPSSTFTILNKTSTGAITGTFAGKANNSTFTDDGYTFQITYAGGTGNDVVLTLITTPIEQWRFTHYGSVLNTGTGLDSADTDADGTSNLLEYATAMNPALNDVVPQSATKNGSNLDFIYTKNKSATDIPYTVEWSDDLVTWSTAGITSTLLTDSATTQQIKATVPAGSGVTKRFVRLKVTRP, encoded by the coding sequence ATGCTCCGCTTCGCCTTCCTCTTTCTCTTTGTCGCCGTCGTTTCTGCCTTTTCGCAGGGCACAGGGCTCACGGGGCAATACTACGACACCGCGACCTTTGGCACGCTGAAGACGACGCGCACCGATGCCACGGTGAATTTCAGCTTCGGCACGGCGATCCCATCCGGCACGACGATCACGAATGCGGACACGTTTTCCATCGCGTGGTCGGGGCAGATCGAGCCGGAGTTCACCGGGCTTTATACGTTTTATGTGACGGCGGATGATGGGGCGCGGTTGTGGGTGAATGATCAGATGATCGCCAGCCGGACGTTTGCGGCGGCGGGGCCGGAAATGCGCGGGCAGGTGAATCTGGAGGCGGGGAAACGGGTGAACATCCGGTTGGAATACATCGAGCAAACGGGCTCGGCTTCGGTGAAGCTGGAGTGGTCGTGTGCGTCGCGGGCGCGGGAGGTGATTCCGACTTCGAGGCTGTATCCGGCTCGCGTGGACAAGGCGGGCGGATCGCTGCTGCGGGAGCATTGGAGCGGGATCAGCGGGGGCTTGATTTCATCACTCACATCGAACGCGAACTACCCGAGCAAGCCGGGCGGGCGCGAGTTCATCACGTCGTTCGAGTGTTTGGCGCAGGATTGGGCGGAGTCGTATGGCACGCGGGTCACGGGCTTCATCGTGCCGCCGGTGAGTGGCAGCTACACCTTTGCGGTGAGCGGAGATGAGGTGGTGGAGCTGTATGTGAGCACGGATGCGACCAGCGCGAACAAATCACTCGCGGCGAGTGTGGCCTCCGCGACGGCGTTTCGGGCCTGGGGCACGCCGTCGAGTGCCAGGACGCTTGTGCAAGGTCAGCGCTACTATGTGGAGCTGTTGCACAAAGAGAACACCGGCACGGATCATTGGTCCGTGGGCTGGAAAAAGCCGGGGGATGCGGCTTTCAGTGTCGTTCCAGGCTCGGCACTGGTGCAGCCTGGTCTAGGCACGGCGCAGCCAACAGAGGCGAACCTGCTCAACACGATGGCGCAGGATCATCCGCGTCTTTTTGCCACGGCGGAACGATTTGCGAAGCTGAAAGCGGCTTACCTGAGCCCCACGGCACCACAGCAGAAGACCTGGGCGCAAAACGCGATCAACTCGGCCAATGGCATCCTCACGGCGGCTCCGGTGGTCTATGCGCCGGATGTGCGCAGCGTGATCCTCACGCAATCACGCACCGTGGTGGATCGCATGTATAAGCTCGGCCTCGCGTGGCAGCTCACGGGCGATGCGCAGTATGCGGAGCGTGCCTGGACGGAGCTGAACACCGTGGCGGACAACACGCTCTTCCCAAACTGGAACCCCAGCCACTTCCTCGACACCGCCGAGATGACGCACGGCTGCGCCATCGGCTACGATTGGTTTTACCACTACTGGGATGCCGCACGACGCACGACGATCCGCACCGCGATCATCAACAAAGGCCTCAATCCGGGCCTGTCGCAGTTCACCAACAATGCCGGATGGTCGCAAAGTGATGGCAACAACTGGAACCAGGTCTGCACCGGCGGTCTCAGCATGGGCGCATTGGTCGTCGGCACAGAATCCGAGGCGCTGGTGGAAAACATCCTCAACCGCTCCATCAACTCCACGCGACCCTGCTGGAAGCATTTTACCACCGACAACGGTGCCTGGTATGAAGGCCCGGGCTACTGGGGCTACACCACGGAGTATGGAATGAGGATGCTTGCCGGGCTCGAATGGGTGCTGGGCAGTGATTTCGGCATCAGCAACACGCAAAATGTCTCCGAGGCTGGCTATGGGCCGATCAACTCGCTCGGAACCTCGAATGTCATCTTCAACTATGCCGATGCAGGTGCGGGCGGCGGCACTCGCGGGGCGCAGTTTCAGTGGATGGCACGGCGTTATGGCATCGCCGCGTATGATGGCTGGGAAAACACCGGCAGCGGCAGTGCGCTGAGTGCGCTGTGGTGGAATGATCACGTGGGCGTCACCGTGGCGAACAATGGTTCGGCGGCGGACATGGCCTTTCATGGTGATGCAGGCACCGCTTTCCAACCGCAGGAAATGGTGACGATGCGCGGCAAATGGAATGATTCGCGTGCCACCTTCGTCGGCACGAAAGGCGGCCAAATGGGCGCGGATCATGGCAATCTCGATGCGGGCACCTTTGTGCTCGATGCGCTCGGCAAACGTTGGTTTCACGATCTCAGCGGCGACAACTATGCGCTTCCAAACTACTTCAACGGCACATCGAGCAGCACGTCGGTGGATCGCTGGGACTACTACCGCATGAGGCCAGAGGGGCAGAACACGCTCGCCATCAATCCCGATGGCACCGCAGGCATGGTGCTGGGTGCCGTCGCACCGCTCACCGCGTATCAAAGCGAGCTTGGTGGCAGCAGCTCCTTCTCGATTCATGATCTCACGCCGGTCTACACAGGCATGAGCAAGGTCTGGCGCGGTGTGCGGCTCATGGGCGCACGCGATGAAGTGCTCGTGCAGGATGAAATCCAAGCGGCGACCGGCAAGACGGTGTGGTGGTTCGCGCATTACACGCATCCGACCACGAGTGTCGTCATTGATCCCGATGGCACCAGCGCCATGCTCACTCAGGGCGCGGAGCGTCTGTGGTGCAAGATCCTCAGCAGCAGCGGCCAATTCCAAATCATGGATGCCGTGCCGCTGCCCGGTTCGGCGAATCCGGTGACGACACCCGCGCAAAACGCCAACACCGGCCACAAGAAGCTCGCCATCAATCTCACCAACGTCACGAATACCACGCTCGCCGTGTGGTTTGTGCCTCTGCAAACCGGCGATCCGATTCCCACGACGCTGCCCGCTGTCACCGCGCTCAATACTTGGAACATCGCCGCCTCCAATGACGCGCCCATAGCCATCAGCAGCGTCGCCACGAGCAATGGCGAAAACCCGGTGGACATCGATTTGCGCAACTACATCACCGACGACTCCACACCCGCCGCGCAGATGCGCTTCAGCGTGAGCGATCCACAAAACGGCACCGTCACGCTGCTTGCCGATGGCTTCACCGCCCGCTTCACGCCGAATCCCGGCTACACCGGCGTGCCGAGCTTCAGCTTCACCGCGACGGACACCGGCGCTGATCCCCGCACGCTTCTGGTCTATGATTTTGACACTCCCGATCCGACCGATCCGACCGATCAGCCCGATGTCTCCGGCAATGGTCGCGATGGAGCCTATGACGCCATCGGCACCGGTGCCTACACGCTGCAAAGCGATGTCCCTGCCGCTCTCGGTCGTGCTGGACGCAGCCTCGATCTCGCCGAGAACGGCGGAGCCAATGCCGCGCGACTCAGCCGCACCATCACCACGACGGAGATCGACTGGGACACCAGCGATTGGACCTTCACCGGCTGGTTCAAACGCCGCGACAGCGGCAATGAGGACATGATCTGGCATCTCAACACCGGCGACGGCTTCGGCAGCGGCGAGGAGCTGTATTTGATCGCTCGCAGCACCTCCACGCTCACGCTGCATCACTATCCAGGGCCGGATGTCAGCATCGAGAGCACTGCGGCCACGCCGGGTGTGTGGCATCACTTTGCTGTCGTGCGCAGCGGCAGCACCATCAGCCTCTATTTGAATGGAGCGCTCGTCGGCAGCGATACCGCCTTCACCTTCGCCACGAATCAAACCGCGCCGCTCATCTTTGGCGGTCACACCGATGTCACCGCGACGTATGCGCCGCGCTGGTTCGATGGAAAGCTCGATGAGCTCGCCGTTTTTAGCGCCGCGCTGAGTCCGGCGGAAGTCACCACGTTGTTCAATGGCATGACCGCGCGGCATTTCGGCGGCCTCAGCACCACAGCGACGATTTCACTCTCCGCAGCACCGGTGAACTACATTTGGACCAGCTCCACGAGCGGCAACTGGTCCACCGGCACGAACTGGCAGGCCGGAACTTCGCCGACAAGCTCTCGCGGTGCCTCCGTGCAGTTCTTCACCGGGCAAACGCTCGCTGCGGGCACCACGACTGCCACCAATGACATCGCGGGCGTTCTCCAGATGAACAATCTCACGCTCGCAGGCACCAGCACTGCGGCGATCACGACCAACATCAGTGGAGGCAGCTTCCAGCTTCTCAACAACGGCACCACGCTGCCTACCGTGAACCTCGCCGGCACTGGCACAGGACTAATTTACAACATCAACACGCCAATTGTGCTCGGCTCCGACACCACCTTCAATGCGACCAACACCGGCACGTTCATCTTCAATGGCGACCTCAGCGGTGCGGGCGGCGTGATTCGCAACAGCACCAGCAGCAAACTCATCCTCGCAGGCACGAACAGCTACACCGGCGATACCACGATCAATGCGGGCACGCTGCAAATCGGCAACGACGGCACCACCGGCAGCCTCGGTAGCGGCGACGTGATCAACAACGGCACGCTGCGTTTTGACCGCACCGGCACTTTGAACGTGCCGAATGCCATCACCGGCACTGGCGGCGTGCAAATCGACTGTCCGATCAATGCGGGCACGGTCGTCTTTAGCGGCACGAATACCTTCGACGGCGGCGTGAATGTCAGCGGTGGCACCTTGCGCATCACGAACAGCACCGCGCTCGGCGATGGCACCAAGACGGTGACGCTCAGCAACGGCACCACAGGCGCTCCACACCTCGCGCTCGATGGCAGTGCCGACCCCATCGAACTGCCCGCCACCATCAGCTACAACACCAGCAGCATCACCGGAGCCATCATCAATGAAGCGGGCGACAATTCCATCCTCGGCCCCATCAATCTCACCGGCGGTGGTGGCGATACGAAGATCCTCGTCAACGGTGGCACGCTCACACTTGCAGGCAGTATCGCTCCCATCGCCACGGGTCGAAATCTGCTGCTTGATGGTGCAGGATCGGGAATCGTCGCCAGCGTGATCAGCAATGGCAGCGGCGCGAATGTGCTGCTCGGCGTGAACAAACAAGGCGCAGGCACCTGGACGCTCAGCGGTGCCAATGCGCACAGCGGCACCACCACCGTGACAGCAGGCACGCTCCTCATCGGAAATGCGAACGCTCTTGGCAGCGGCGGTTTGCAACTTGGAAACACACTCGGAGCCACCAGCATCATCGCTGGAGCTACTTTGGATCTCAACGGCCAGCCAGGCGTTAACGAGGCCATCACCGTTCGCGGCACCGGCGTGGGCAGCGTCGGCGCATTGATCAACAACAGCGCCACAGCCGCCAGCATCTCCAACGGCGTCCACAGCATCTCCACCACCGCAGGCGGCGTTCACAGCACCGTGCCGGATGTCATCCTGAGCGGAAACGCTACTGCCGTCGCCACATTAGGCCTCAGTGCGGCCAGTTTTACGATCAATGGCGGCACGACAGAATATTCCACCGCACCCACCGTCACCATCACCGGCGGAGGTGGCACCGGTGCCACCGCAACGGCCACTTTGACCAGCGGTATCGTTTCCGGCATCACCATCACGAATGCAGGTGTCGGCTACACTTCGGCTCCGACCATTGCCTTCACCGGCGGAACCGTCACGACCGCAGGCACCAATCCCGCCGGCACCGGCAACGCGACCAATTTCGTCGTCAGCGGCATCCAAGTCACCAACCCCGGCAGCGGCTACACCAGCGCCCCGAGCGTCACTTTCAGCAGCGGCACGGGAACCACAGCGACGGCAAACATGAGTGCGGTGATCCTCGCCGCGAACAGCAGCATCGGCGGCTCGGGCGATCTCTTTTTGCATCCAGGAGTCAGTGGTGCCTTTACCCTAACTAAAGTCGGCAATGGCACACTTACGCTCAACGGCACCAACACCTACTCGGGCGCCACCACCATCAGCACAGGCCGACTCGCACTCGCAGGCAGCCTCGCGAGTGCCGTCACCACCAATGCCGCGATCTTTGCCCCGCAAGGCACTCCAACTACCACTGCCAATCTCACACATGCATCCAGCGCCACCTTCCAAGTCCGCCTCAACAGCAGCACCGTCGGCAGCGGCTATGATCAACTCACCGTCAGCGGCACCACCGTCAGCCTCAATGGGGCCCTCGACCTCATCTGCGGCCCCAATCTGGCCCCCAGCAGCACCTTCACCATCCTGAACAAAACCAGCACCGGAGCCATCACAGGCACCTTCGCCGGAAAAGCCAACAACAGCACCTTCACCGACGACGGCTACACCTTCCAGATCACCTACGCTGGCGGCACCGGCAACGACGTCGTCCTCACGCTCATCACCACGCCCATCGAGCAATGGCGCTTCACCCACTACGGCAGCGTCCTCAACACCGGCACCGGCCTCGACTCCGCCGACACCGATGCCGACGGCACCAGCAACCTCCTCGAATACGCCACGGCCATGAACCCCGCGCTCAACGACGTGGTCCCGCAATCCGCCACCAAAAACGGCTCCAACCTCGACTTCATCTACACCAAGAACAAATCCGCCACCGACATCCCCTACACCGTCGAATGGAGCGATGATCTGGTGACTTGGAGCACCGCAGGCATCACCAGCACCCTTTTGACCGACAGCGCCACCACCCAGCAAATCAAGGCCACGGTGCCTGCTGGAAGTGGAGTGACGAAGCGGTTTGTGCGACTGAAGGTCACGAGGCCGTGA
- a CDS encoding GIY-YIG nuclease family protein — protein sequence MTDEQLAKLIADDDLGLLAVKPKRTPQTSEEERLLEGFQELIRFVENTGAAPTELGTGMNERLLFTRLKAIRENTAQRERLLPFDEYGLLKGDVVAPPKEPPPPATIDDIFNDPFFASLDSGASDIFTLKHVPQAKDIESPDYVAQRKPCKDFKVYEEQFQNCQKELKAEKRRLLPFANEQQIEVGKFYVLGGILLLVVEVGERFEKKGKWNNRLRLIFENGTESDMLLRSLASELYKDGKRVTELDEKLLNAMLVTDEDKDAGFIYVLRSLSEHPDIKAVPNLYKIGLARRSIDTRIQNAANEPTYLMAPVALVSSFQCYNVNLPKMENLLHRFFDHAAAKVQVKDLEGNYSTPKEWFSVPLSTIEAAVRLLISGEIVNYVYDDGSGTVKLVE from the coding sequence ATGACGGACGAACAACTCGCCAAGCTGATCGCGGATGACGATCTGGGACTGCTAGCGGTCAAACCCAAGCGCACGCCCCAAACCTCCGAAGAGGAGCGGCTGCTGGAAGGCTTTCAGGAACTCATTCGCTTCGTGGAAAACACAGGCGCAGCACCAACGGAGCTGGGCACCGGGATGAATGAGCGGCTGCTATTCACCCGACTGAAAGCGATCCGTGAGAACACCGCGCAGCGTGAACGGCTGCTGCCCTTTGATGAATACGGTCTGCTGAAAGGAGACGTGGTCGCACCGCCAAAGGAGCCGCCGCCCCCGGCGACGATAGACGACATCTTCAATGATCCGTTCTTCGCCAGCCTTGACTCGGGGGCCTCTGACATCTTCACCCTGAAGCACGTCCCGCAGGCGAAGGACATCGAAAGCCCGGACTACGTGGCGCAGCGGAAGCCGTGCAAAGACTTCAAGGTGTATGAGGAGCAGTTCCAGAACTGCCAGAAGGAACTCAAGGCCGAGAAGCGCCGACTGCTGCCCTTTGCCAACGAGCAACAGATCGAGGTGGGCAAGTTCTATGTGTTGGGCGGCATCCTGCTGCTGGTGGTGGAAGTGGGCGAGCGCTTCGAGAAGAAAGGCAAATGGAACAACCGGCTGCGCCTCATCTTCGAGAACGGCACCGAGTCCGACATGCTGCTACGCTCTCTCGCAAGTGAACTCTACAAAGACGGCAAGCGTGTCACCGAGCTGGATGAGAAGCTGCTCAATGCGATGCTGGTCACAGACGAGGACAAAGACGCGGGCTTCATCTATGTGTTGCGCTCTCTGAGCGAGCATCCCGACATCAAAGCCGTGCCGAACCTCTACAAGATCGGCCTCGCTCGCCGCAGCATCGACACCCGCATCCAGAATGCCGCGAATGAACCCACCTATCTTATGGCGCCCGTGGCGCTGGTGAGCAGCTTCCAATGCTACAACGTGAACCTGCCGAAGATGGAGAACCTGCTGCACCGCTTCTTTGATCACGCGGCAGCCAAAGTGCAGGTGAAAGACCTCGAAGGAAACTACTCGACGCCGAAGGAGTGGTTCAGCGTGCCGTTATCCACTATCGAAGCTGCCGTGCGCCTGCTGATCTCTGGGGAGATCGTGAACTATGTTTATGATGACGGGAGCGGGACGGTGAAGCTGGTGGAGTAG
- a CDS encoding ATP-dependent helicase, which translates to MPDLIHVHYATTGESTSTDAMGMREMQARAYAARVAQYLLLKAPPASGKSRALMFIALDKLHHQGLKKAIIAVPERSIGGSFDSTRLSEHGFFADWAVPPEHNLCTPGGDKGKVGVFKKFLEGEGRILICTHATLRFAFDELDADAFNNCLLAVDEFHHVSGNEDSRLGELVRGIMSHSSAHLVAMTGSYFRGDSQPVLLPEDEAKFTGVTYNYYEQLNGYEHLKSLGIGYHFYQGRYMTAIGEVLDTNQKTILHIPHVRTGESTKDKHGEVGAILDLIGDVVSADPETGVLNVKRKSDGKMIKVADLVDDDEQRRSRVIGYLRKLEKPEDMDLIIALGMAKEGFDWKFCEHALTVGYRGSLTEVIQIIGRCTRDSVGKKHAQFTNLIAQPDAKQPDVALSVNNMLKAITCSLLMEQVLAPVIKFKPKQDGEDTPKGEIRIKGLKGATTDRVKKIIEQDINDLKAAILGDDAVTKAIAGTIDPEVLNKVLIPKVIETKYPQLTAEEKEQVRQHVVVGSVIAGGEIVHEGDKRFIRMAGQFINIDDLSIDLIDSINPFQRAYEILSKQVDVPTLKAIQDCIAATRIQMTDEEAILLFPKIKAFVQTHQREPNINALDPLEQRMASALIFIKKQRQQRGQ; encoded by the coding sequence ATGCCTGACCTTATCCACGTCCACTACGCCACGACGGGCGAAAGCACCTCCACCGACGCCATGGGGATGCGTGAAATGCAGGCGCGAGCCTATGCCGCGCGTGTTGCTCAATACCTGCTGCTGAAAGCGCCGCCGGCCTCCGGTAAGTCACGGGCGCTAATGTTCATCGCACTGGACAAGCTGCATCATCAGGGACTGAAAAAGGCCATCATCGCCGTGCCAGAGCGCAGCATCGGCGGCTCCTTTGACAGCACCAGGCTCAGCGAGCACGGCTTCTTCGCTGACTGGGCGGTGCCACCCGAGCACAACCTCTGCACGCCCGGCGGAGACAAGGGTAAGGTGGGTGTCTTCAAGAAGTTCCTGGAAGGTGAGGGGCGCATCCTCATCTGCACCCATGCCACGCTGCGCTTTGCCTTTGATGAGCTGGACGCTGACGCCTTTAACAACTGCTTGCTGGCGGTGGATGAGTTCCACCACGTCTCGGGCAATGAAGACAGTCGGCTTGGTGAACTGGTGCGCGGCATCATGTCTCACAGCTCGGCGCATCTGGTGGCAATGACAGGCAGCTACTTCCGAGGAGACAGCCAGCCCGTGCTGCTGCCGGAGGATGAAGCGAAGTTCACCGGGGTGACCTACAACTACTACGAGCAGCTCAACGGTTACGAACATCTGAAGTCCCTGGGCATCGGCTACCATTTCTACCAAGGGCGCTACATGACTGCGATTGGTGAAGTGCTAGACACGAACCAGAAAACCATCCTGCACATCCCCCATGTGCGCACGGGTGAATCCACGAAGGACAAGCATGGAGAGGTGGGGGCCATTCTCGATCTCATTGGTGATGTCGTCTCCGCTGACCCAGAAACGGGCGTGCTAAACGTGAAGCGGAAGTCGGACGGCAAGATGATCAAGGTGGCTGATCTCGTGGATGACGATGAGCAGCGGAGAAGTCGGGTGATTGGTTATCTGCGCAAGCTGGAGAAGCCGGAGGACATGGACCTCATCATTGCGCTCGGCATGGCGAAGGAAGGCTTTGACTGGAAGTTCTGCGAGCACGCGCTCACCGTGGGTTATCGCGGTTCCCTGACGGAAGTGATCCAGATCATCGGGCGCTGCACTCGTGACAGCGTGGGCAAGAAACACGCGCAGTTCACCAACTTGATCGCCCAGCCAGACGCCAAGCAGCCGGACGTGGCGCTTTCCGTGAACAACATGCTGAAAGCCATCACCTGCTCTCTGCTGATGGAGCAAGTGCTGGCCCCAGTGATCAAGTTCAAGCCGAAGCAGGACGGGGAAGACACGCCAAAGGGTGAAATCCGCATCAAGGGACTCAAAGGCGCGACGACCGACCGCGTGAAGAAGATCATTGAGCAAGACATCAATGACCTGAAAGCCGCCATCCTCGGTGATGACGCCGTGACGAAGGCCATTGCGGGCACCATCGACCCCGAAGTGCTGAACAAGGTGCTCATCCCAAAGGTAATCGAGACCAAATACCCGCAGCTCACCGCCGAGGAAAAGGAGCAAGTGCGCCAGCATGTGGTGGTTGGCTCCGTGATCGCAGGTGGCGAGATTGTGCATGAGGGTGATAAGCGGTTTATCCGCATGGCTGGGCAGTTCATCAACATTGACGACCTGAGCATCGACCTGATCGACTCCATCAACCCCTTCCAGCGGGCTTATGAAATCCTGTCGAAGCAAGTGGATGTGCCGACGCTGAAAGCCATCCAGGACTGCATCGCTGCGACACGCATTCAGATGACCGATGAGGAAGCCATTTTGCTCTTCCCGAAGATCAAAGCCTTTGTGCAGACCCATCAACGTGAGCCGAACATCAATGCGCTGGACCCACTAGAGCAGCGCATGGCCTCCGCCCTCATCTTCATCAAGAAACAACGCCAGCAACGCGGCCAGTAA